A region from the Aegilops tauschii subsp. strangulata cultivar AL8/78 chromosome 5, Aet v6.0, whole genome shotgun sequence genome encodes:
- the LOC109757865 gene encoding uncharacterized protein isoform X1 — protein sequence MPPQVVHSRYPSPFTTANQCRSMRGRSTKAMFVCVCVAFTEYERPPMTKSPIWSRHAAILYFRLKLKQDAQVHLLYAFQFIYFPMQEGDWRRQPLISFSLKDSKRKKQLQGSSVKYGSCAVVSVEKSASAMLSPTPWLQGGRVRRDHQFGDLRHCACRCHGHLCHCMLRQQPPAQGKATGVEASEMLCSSEVANYVCQFVILWPQCTYVSFSGRSTTKAYVNVLMSTTQPSSCRRCWASKCRGL from the exons ATGCCGCCCCAGGTCGTTCACAGCCGCTACCCTAGTCCGTTCACCACTGCCAATCAATGCCGTTCAATGAGGGGGCGTTCAACAAAAGCAATG TTCGTGTGTGTATGTGTTGCCTTCACGGAGTACGAGAGGCCGCCCATGACGAAGTCGCCGATATGGTCGAGGCATGCTGCTATTCTCTATTTCCG GTTGAAGTTAAAACAAGATGCACAAGTTCATCTTTTGTATGCTTTTCAGTTCATCTACTTCCCGATG CAAGAGGGAGATTGGCGGCGACAACCTCTCATCTCTTTCTCTCTCAAAGACAGCAAGAGAAAAAAG CAACTTCAGGGTAGCTCAGTCAAATATGGCAGCTGTGCAGTAGTTTCAGTTGAGAAATCAGCAAG CGCCATGCTCAGTCCAACCCCGTGGTTACAGGGTGGCCGAGTTCGTCGCGACCATCAGTTCGGAGACCTGCGTCACTGCGCGTGTCGCTGCCATGGCCACCTGTGTCATTGCATGCTCCGTCAACAGCCTCCTGCACAAGGAAAAGCAACAGGAGTAGAGGCGTCTGAGATGCTTTGTTCTAGCGAGGTGGCCAACTATGTTTGTCAGTTTGTAATACTTTGGCCGCAGTGTACTTATGTATCTTTTTCTGGCCGGAGCACGACCAAAGCTTATGTCAACgtgctgatgtctactacgcaaccttcttcttgtagacgttgttgggcctccaagtgcagaggtttgtag
- the LOC109757865 gene encoding uncharacterized protein isoform X4 encodes MPFNEGAFNKSNVRVCMCCLHGVREAAHDEVADMVEACCYSLFPVEVKTRCTSSSFVCFSVHLLPDARGRLAATTSHLFLSQRQQEKKGRFTSRCRPHHSHKETPASLPATRTSLTQPASKVVPRGHVPLQRHGLCFSGKQWSLLEESWGRGPPAQQYNFLFCGRSLKELSAGRSNNFRVAQSNMAAVQ; translated from the exons ATGCCGTTCAATGAGGGGGCGTTCAACAAAAGCAATG TTCGTGTGTGTATGTGTTGCCTTCACGGAGTACGAGAGGCCGCCCATGACGAAGTCGCCGATATGGTCGAGGCATGCTGCTATTCTCTATTTCCG GTTGAAGTTAAAACAAGATGCACAAGTTCATCTTTTGTATGCTTTTCAGTTCATCTACTTCCCGATG CAAGAGGGAGATTGGCGGCGACAACCTCTCATCTCTTTCTCTCTCAAAGACAGCAAGAGAAAAAAG GGAGATTCACAAGTCGTTGCCGTCCACATCATAGCCACAAGGAAACACCAGCATCGCTGCCAGCTACACGCACATCTTTGACAC AACCAGCTTCTAAAGTTGTGCCGCGTGGACACGTCCCACTCCAACGGCATGGCTTATGCTTCAGTGGCAAACAGTGGAGCCTGCTGGAGGAGTCATGGGGTCGAGGACCTCCTGCTCAACAGTACAACTTCTTGTTTTGTGGCCGGTCACTCAAGGAGCTGAGTGCAGGCCGCAGTAA CAACTTCAGGGTAGCTCAGTCAAATATGGCAGCTGTGCAGTAG
- the LOC109757865 gene encoding uncharacterized protein isoform X2, translating into MPFNEGAFNKSNAGRAVYSGQFVCVCVAFTEYERPPMTKSPIWSRHAAILYFRLKLKQDAQVHLLYAFQFIYFPMQEGDWRRQPLISFSLKDSKRKKQLQGSSVKYGSCAVVSVEKSASAMLSPTPWLQGGRVRRDHQFGDLRHCACRCHGHLCHCMLRQQPPAQGKATGVEASEMLCSSEVANYVCQFVILWPQCTYVSFSGRSTTKAYVNVLMSTTQPSSCRRCWASKCRGL; encoded by the exons ATGCCGTTCAATGAGGGGGCGTTCAACAAAAGCAATG CCGGTCGTGCTGTGTATTCTGGTCAGTTCGTGTGTGTATGTGTTGCCTTCACGGAGTACGAGAGGCCGCCCATGACGAAGTCGCCGATATGGTCGAGGCATGCTGCTATTCTCTATTTCCG GTTGAAGTTAAAACAAGATGCACAAGTTCATCTTTTGTATGCTTTTCAGTTCATCTACTTCCCGATG CAAGAGGGAGATTGGCGGCGACAACCTCTCATCTCTTTCTCTCTCAAAGACAGCAAGAGAAAAAAG CAACTTCAGGGTAGCTCAGTCAAATATGGCAGCTGTGCAGTAGTTTCAGTTGAGAAATCAGCAAG CGCCATGCTCAGTCCAACCCCGTGGTTACAGGGTGGCCGAGTTCGTCGCGACCATCAGTTCGGAGACCTGCGTCACTGCGCGTGTCGCTGCCATGGCCACCTGTGTCATTGCATGCTCCGTCAACAGCCTCCTGCACAAGGAAAAGCAACAGGAGTAGAGGCGTCTGAGATGCTTTGTTCTAGCGAGGTGGCCAACTATGTTTGTCAGTTTGTAATACTTTGGCCGCAGTGTACTTATGTATCTTTTTCTGGCCGGAGCACGACCAAAGCTTATGTCAACgtgctgatgtctactacgcaaccttcttcttgtagacgttgttgggcctccaagtgcagaggtttgtag
- the LOC109757865 gene encoding uncharacterized protein isoform X3 has protein sequence MPFNEGAFNKSNAGRAVYSGQFVCVCVAFTEYERPPMTKSPIWSRLKLKQDAQVHLLYAFQFIYFPMQEGDWRRQPLISFSLKDSKRKKQLQGSSVKYGSCAVVSVEKSASAMLSPTPWLQGGRVRRDHQFGDLRHCACRCHGHLCHCMLRQQPPAQGKATGVEASEMLCSSEVANYVCQFVILWPQCTYVSFSGRSTTKAYVNVLMSTTQPSSCRRCWASKCRGL, from the exons ATGCCGTTCAATGAGGGGGCGTTCAACAAAAGCAATG CCGGTCGTGCTGTGTATTCTGGTCAGTTCGTGTGTGTATGTGTTGCCTTCACGGAGTACGAGAGGCCGCCCATGACGAAGTCGCCGATATGGTCGAG GTTGAAGTTAAAACAAGATGCACAAGTTCATCTTTTGTATGCTTTTCAGTTCATCTACTTCCCGATG CAAGAGGGAGATTGGCGGCGACAACCTCTCATCTCTTTCTCTCTCAAAGACAGCAAGAGAAAAAAG CAACTTCAGGGTAGCTCAGTCAAATATGGCAGCTGTGCAGTAGTTTCAGTTGAGAAATCAGCAAG CGCCATGCTCAGTCCAACCCCGTGGTTACAGGGTGGCCGAGTTCGTCGCGACCATCAGTTCGGAGACCTGCGTCACTGCGCGTGTCGCTGCCATGGCCACCTGTGTCATTGCATGCTCCGTCAACAGCCTCCTGCACAAGGAAAAGCAACAGGAGTAGAGGCGTCTGAGATGCTTTGTTCTAGCGAGGTGGCCAACTATGTTTGTCAGTTTGTAATACTTTGGCCGCAGTGTACTTATGTATCTTTTTCTGGCCGGAGCACGACCAAAGCTTATGTCAACgtgctgatgtctactacgcaaccttcttcttgtagacgttgttgggcctccaagtgcagaggtttgtag
- the LOC109757865 gene encoding uncharacterized protein isoform X5 gives MASCPCCVFLSVHNREDIYYYWFVYLAGRAVYSGQFVCVCVAFTEYERPPMTKSPIWSRHAAILYFRLKLKQDAQVHLLYAFQFIYFPMQEGDWRRQPLISFSLKDSKRKKQLQGSSVKYGSCAVVSVEKSARVAEFVATISSETCVTARVAAMATCVIACSVNSLLHKEKQQE, from the exons ATGGCTAGCTGTCCGTGTTGTGTATTCTTATCAGTTCATAATCGAGAAGACATTTATTATTATTGGTTTGTTTATCTAGCCGGTCGTGCTGTGTATTCTGGTCAGTTCGTGTGTGTATGTGTTGCCTTCACGGAGTACGAGAGGCCGCCCATGACGAAGTCGCCGATATGGTCGAGGCATGCTGCTATTCTCTATTTCCG GTTGAAGTTAAAACAAGATGCACAAGTTCATCTTTTGTATGCTTTTCAGTTCATCTACTTCCCGATG CAAGAGGGAGATTGGCGGCGACAACCTCTCATCTCTTTCTCTCTCAAAGACAGCAAGAGAAAAAAG CAACTTCAGGGTAGCTCAGTCAAATATGGCAGCTGTGCAGTAGTTTCAGTTGAGAAATCAGCAAG GGTGGCCGAGTTCGTCGCGACCATCAGTTCGGAGACCTGCGTCACTGCGCGTGTCGCTGCCATGGCCACCTGTGTCATTGCATGCTCCGTCAACAGCCTCCTGCACAAGGAAAAGCAACAGGAGTAG